A window from Citrus sinensis cultivar Valencia sweet orange chromosome 5, DVS_A1.0, whole genome shotgun sequence encodes these proteins:
- the LOC102613730 gene encoding 1,4-alpha-glucan-branching enzyme 1, chloroplastic/amyloplastic-like isoform X2: protein MLGSLSLVSQLTAGCSSLPSSKTYTRVAENNELAKQLPIKRTCGFQKLLRHHISTSRFLVPQRVKQNFPISSVLTDDSSSMTRMEDETENIGILSTDQGLEPFKDHFKYRMKRYVDQKLLLEKHEGGLEEFAKGYLEFGFNREDGGIVYREWAPAAKEAQLIGDFNGWDGSNHKMERNEFGVWSISIPDSGGKPAIPHGSRVKFRFKHDGVFIDRIPAWIKYATVDSSRFGAPYDGVYWDPPPSERYEFKYPRPPKPKAPRIYEAHVGMSSSEPRVNSYREFADDVLPRIWANNYNTVQLMAVMEHSYYASFGYHVTNFFAASSRSGTPEDLKYLIDKAHSLGLRVLVDIVHSHASNNVTDGLNGFDVGQSSQESYFHTGDQGYHKLWDSRLFNYANWEVLRFLLSNLRWWIEEFKFDGFRFDGVTSMLYHHHGINMSFTGNYNEYFSEATDVDAVVYLMLANCLVHNIFPDATVIAEDVSGMPGLGSPVSMGGIGFDYRLAMAIPDRWIDYLKNKKDEEWSMKEISQSLTNRRYTEKCISYAESHDQLLLARMLKEMTLKTFTGFFTAIVGDKTIAFLLMDQEMYTGMSSLTDASPTIERGITLHKMIHFITMALGGEGYLNFMGNEFGHPEWIDFPREGNEWSYEKCRRQWNLVDADHLRYKFMNAFGRAMNELDDKFPFLASTKQIVSSTNEEDKVIVFERGDLVFVFNFHPENTYEGYKVGCDLPGKYRVALDSDAWGFGGDGRVGHNIDHFTSPEGIPGVAETNFNNRPNSFRVLSPPRTSVVYYRVEESQEGHNNSEPVNVQGKLAADVPAELESPESSATLAADDVDDVTARKIEDQKQNRIVGGESNV from the exons ATGTTGGGTTCTTTGAGTCTAGTTTCGCAGCTTACTGCTGGCTGTTCCTCACTTCCATCAAGCAAAACTTACACACGA GTTGCAGAAAACAATGAGCTTGCCAAACAATTACCAATCAAGAGAACGTGTGGATTTCAAAAATTGCTTAGGCATCACATAAGTACTTCAAGATTTCTGGTGCCCCAGAGA GTGAAGCAAAACTTCCCAATCTCGTCTGTTTTGACTGATGACAGCTCATCCATGACGAGGATGGAGGACGAGACAGAAAATATTGGTATCTTGAGCACTGATCAAGGCTTGGAACCATTTAAAGATCACTTTAAATATAGAATGAAGAGATATGTAGATCAAAAGCTGCTGCTTGAAAAGCATGAAGGTGGTCTGGAGGAATTTGCAAAAG GTTATCTCGAATTTGGATTTAACAGAGAAGATGGTGGCATTGTGTATCGTGAGTGGGCTCCTGCAGCGAA GGAAGCACAACTTATTGGGGATTTCAATGGATGGGACGGATCTAACCACAAGATGGAAAGGAATGAATTTGGTGTTTGGAGTATTAGTATTCCTGATTCCGGTGGAAAACCAGCCATTCCACATGGCTCACGAGTCAAATTCCGATTCAAACATGATGGGGTATTCATTGATAGAATCCCTGCATGGATTAAGTATGCAACCGTGGATTCGTCAAGGTTTGGAGCACCATATGATGGTGTCTACTGGGATCCACCACCTTCAGAAAG GTATGAGTTTAAGTACCCTCGACCTCCAAAACCCAAGGCCCCACGGATATATGAAGCCCATGTTGGAATGAGTAGTTCAGAACCTCGTGTGAATTCATACAGAGAGTTTGCAGATGATGTTTTGCCTCGTATTTGGGCAAATAACTACAACACAGTCCAATTGATGGCTGTGATGGAGCATTCATATTATGCATCATTTGGGTATCATGTTACGAACTTTTTTGCTGCAAGTAGCAGATCTGGAACTCCTGAGGACCTTAAgtatttaattgataaagcCCATAGCTTAGGTCTGCGGGTCTTGGTGGATATCGTTCACAGCCATGCAAGTAACAATGTCACTGATGGTCTTAATGGGTTTGATGTTGGCCAAAGCTCACAAGAGTCATATTTCCACACTGGAGATCAAGGTTATCATAAGTTGTGGGATAGTAGGCTCTTCAACTATGCTAACTGGGAAGTACTTCGCTTCCTTCTGTCCAACTTGCGGTGGTGGATTGAGGAGTTCAAATTTGATGGATTTAGATTTGATGGTGTAACTTCAATGTTGTATCATCATCATGGAATCAACATGAGTTTTACTGGGAATTATAATGAATATTTCAGTGAGGCAACAGATGTTGATGCTGTTGTTTATTTGATGCTGGCAAATTGTCTGgttcataatatttttccaGATGCAACTGTAATTGCCGAAGATGTTTCTGGTATGCCTGGACTGGGTTCGCCTGTTTCTATGGGGGGCATAGGCTTCGATTACCGCTTGGCAATGGCCATCCCTGACCGGTGGATTGATTATTTGAAGAACAAGAAAGATGAAGAATGGTCGATGAAGGAAATATCGCAGAGTCTGACAAATAGGAGATACACTGAGAAGTGTATATCTTATGCAGAAAGTCATGACCAG CTCTTACTGGCCAGGATGTTAAAAGAAATGACACTCAAGACTTTCACAGGCTTCTTCACA GCCATTGTAGGTGATAAGactattgcatttttgttgaTGGATCAAGAGATGTATACTGGTATGTCTAGTTTAACAGATGCTTCTCCAACTATTGAACGAGGAATAACTCTCCATAAG ATGATACATTTCATAACTATGGCATTAGGAGGCGAGGGCTACCTTAATTTTATGGGGAATGAG TTTGGTCATCCTGAGTGGATTGACTTTCCAAGAGAAGGCAACGAGTGGAGTTATGAAAAATGCAGGCGCCAATGGAACTTGGTGGATGCTGATCACTTAAGATATAAG TTCATGAATGCATTTGGCAGAGCTATGAATGAGCTTGATGATAAGTTTCCATTCCTTGCATCGACAAAGCAGATTGTGAGCAGTACAAATGAAGAAGATAAG GTTATCGTTTTTGAGCGTGGAGATCTTGTTTTTGTCTTCAATTTTCATCCAGAAAACACATATGAAGG GTATAAAGTTGGGTGCGACTTGCCAGGGAAGTACAGAGTTGCTCTGGATAGTGATGCTTGGGGATTCGGAGGAGATGGAAGA GTAGGGCATAACATAGATCATTTCACATCTCCAGAAGGGATACCAGGAGTTGCAGAAACAAATTTCAACAACCGTCCCAACTCATTCAGAGTACTATCGCCACCTCGCACGAGTGTG GTTTACTATAGAGTAGAAGAAAGCCAAGAAGGGCACAACAATAGTGAGCCAGTGAATGTTCAAGGAAAATTAGCAGCAGATGTTCCAGCTGAGCTGGAAAGTCCTGAATCATCAGCCACCCTGGCAGCAgatgatgttgatgatgtTACTGCAAGAAAGATTGAAGATCAGAAGCAAAATAGAATCGTGGGAGGGGAGTCCAATGTTTAA
- the LOC102613730 gene encoding 1,4-alpha-glucan-branching enzyme 1, chloroplastic/amyloplastic-like isoform X3, whose translation MMGSRFFRMMVAENNELAKQLPIKRTCGFQKLLRHHISTSRFLVPQRQVKQNFPISSVLTDDSSSMTRMEDETENIGILSTDQGLEPFKDHFKYRMKRYVDQKLLLEKHEGGLEEFAKGYLEFGFNREDGGIVYREWAPAAKEAQLIGDFNGWDGSNHKMERNEFGVWSISIPDSGGKPAIPHGSRVKFRFKHDGVFIDRIPAWIKYATVDSSRFGAPYDGVYWDPPPSERYEFKYPRPPKPKAPRIYEAHVGMSSSEPRVNSYREFADDVLPRIWANNYNTVQLMAVMEHSYYASFGYHVTNFFAASSRSGTPEDLKYLIDKAHSLGLRVLVDIVHSHASNNVTDGLNGFDVGQSSQESYFHTGDQGYHKLWDSRLFNYANWEVLRFLLSNLRWWIEEFKFDGFRFDGVTSMLYHHHGINMSFTGNYNEYFSEATDVDAVVYLMLANCLVHNIFPDATVIAEDVSGMPGLGSPVSMGGIGFDYRLAMAIPDRWIDYLKNKKDEEWSMKEISQSLTNRRYTEKCISYAESHDQLLLARMLKEMTLKTFTGFFTAIVGDKTIAFLLMDQEMYTGMSSLTDASPTIERGITLHKMIHFITMALGGEGYLNFMGNEFGHPEWIDFPREGNEWSYEKCRRQWNLVDADHLRYKFMNAFGRAMNELDDKFPFLASTKQIVSSTNEEDKVIVFERGDLVFVFNFHPENTYEGYKVGCDLPGKYRVALDSDAWGFGGDGRVGHNIDHFTSPEGIPGVAETNFNNRPNSFRVLSPPRTSVVYYRVEESQEGHNNSEPVNVQGKLAADVPAELESPESSATLAADDVDDVTARKIEDQKQNRIVGGESNV comes from the exons ATGATGGGTTCACGTTTCTTCAGAATGATG GTTGCAGAAAACAATGAGCTTGCCAAACAATTACCAATCAAGAGAACGTGTGGATTTCAAAAATTGCTTAGGCATCACATAAGTACTTCAAGATTTCTGGTGCCCCAGAGA CAGGTGAAGCAAAACTTCCCAATCTCGTCTGTTTTGACTGATGACAGCTCATCCATGACGAGGATGGAGGACGAGACAGAAAATATTGGTATCTTGAGCACTGATCAAGGCTTGGAACCATTTAAAGATCACTTTAAATATAGAATGAAGAGATATGTAGATCAAAAGCTGCTGCTTGAAAAGCATGAAGGTGGTCTGGAGGAATTTGCAAAAG GTTATCTCGAATTTGGATTTAACAGAGAAGATGGTGGCATTGTGTATCGTGAGTGGGCTCCTGCAGCGAA GGAAGCACAACTTATTGGGGATTTCAATGGATGGGACGGATCTAACCACAAGATGGAAAGGAATGAATTTGGTGTTTGGAGTATTAGTATTCCTGATTCCGGTGGAAAACCAGCCATTCCACATGGCTCACGAGTCAAATTCCGATTCAAACATGATGGGGTATTCATTGATAGAATCCCTGCATGGATTAAGTATGCAACCGTGGATTCGTCAAGGTTTGGAGCACCATATGATGGTGTCTACTGGGATCCACCACCTTCAGAAAG GTATGAGTTTAAGTACCCTCGACCTCCAAAACCCAAGGCCCCACGGATATATGAAGCCCATGTTGGAATGAGTAGTTCAGAACCTCGTGTGAATTCATACAGAGAGTTTGCAGATGATGTTTTGCCTCGTATTTGGGCAAATAACTACAACACAGTCCAATTGATGGCTGTGATGGAGCATTCATATTATGCATCATTTGGGTATCATGTTACGAACTTTTTTGCTGCAAGTAGCAGATCTGGAACTCCTGAGGACCTTAAgtatttaattgataaagcCCATAGCTTAGGTCTGCGGGTCTTGGTGGATATCGTTCACAGCCATGCAAGTAACAATGTCACTGATGGTCTTAATGGGTTTGATGTTGGCCAAAGCTCACAAGAGTCATATTTCCACACTGGAGATCAAGGTTATCATAAGTTGTGGGATAGTAGGCTCTTCAACTATGCTAACTGGGAAGTACTTCGCTTCCTTCTGTCCAACTTGCGGTGGTGGATTGAGGAGTTCAAATTTGATGGATTTAGATTTGATGGTGTAACTTCAATGTTGTATCATCATCATGGAATCAACATGAGTTTTACTGGGAATTATAATGAATATTTCAGTGAGGCAACAGATGTTGATGCTGTTGTTTATTTGATGCTGGCAAATTGTCTGgttcataatatttttccaGATGCAACTGTAATTGCCGAAGATGTTTCTGGTATGCCTGGACTGGGTTCGCCTGTTTCTATGGGGGGCATAGGCTTCGATTACCGCTTGGCAATGGCCATCCCTGACCGGTGGATTGATTATTTGAAGAACAAGAAAGATGAAGAATGGTCGATGAAGGAAATATCGCAGAGTCTGACAAATAGGAGATACACTGAGAAGTGTATATCTTATGCAGAAAGTCATGACCAG CTCTTACTGGCCAGGATGTTAAAAGAAATGACACTCAAGACTTTCACAGGCTTCTTCACA GCCATTGTAGGTGATAAGactattgcatttttgttgaTGGATCAAGAGATGTATACTGGTATGTCTAGTTTAACAGATGCTTCTCCAACTATTGAACGAGGAATAACTCTCCATAAG ATGATACATTTCATAACTATGGCATTAGGAGGCGAGGGCTACCTTAATTTTATGGGGAATGAG TTTGGTCATCCTGAGTGGATTGACTTTCCAAGAGAAGGCAACGAGTGGAGTTATGAAAAATGCAGGCGCCAATGGAACTTGGTGGATGCTGATCACTTAAGATATAAG TTCATGAATGCATTTGGCAGAGCTATGAATGAGCTTGATGATAAGTTTCCATTCCTTGCATCGACAAAGCAGATTGTGAGCAGTACAAATGAAGAAGATAAG GTTATCGTTTTTGAGCGTGGAGATCTTGTTTTTGTCTTCAATTTTCATCCAGAAAACACATATGAAGG GTATAAAGTTGGGTGCGACTTGCCAGGGAAGTACAGAGTTGCTCTGGATAGTGATGCTTGGGGATTCGGAGGAGATGGAAGA GTAGGGCATAACATAGATCATTTCACATCTCCAGAAGGGATACCAGGAGTTGCAGAAACAAATTTCAACAACCGTCCCAACTCATTCAGAGTACTATCGCCACCTCGCACGAGTGTG GTTTACTATAGAGTAGAAGAAAGCCAAGAAGGGCACAACAATAGTGAGCCAGTGAATGTTCAAGGAAAATTAGCAGCAGATGTTCCAGCTGAGCTGGAAAGTCCTGAATCATCAGCCACCCTGGCAGCAgatgatgttgatgatgtTACTGCAAGAAAGATTGAAGATCAGAAGCAAAATAGAATCGTGGGAGGGGAGTCCAATGTTTAA
- the LOC102613730 gene encoding 1,4-alpha-glucan-branching enzyme 1, chloroplastic/amyloplastic-like isoform X5 translates to MLGSLSLVSQLTAGCSSLPSSKTYTRVAENNELAKQLPIKRTCGFQKLLRHHISTSRFLVPQRQVKQNFPISSVLTDDSSSMTRMEDETENIGILSTDQGLEPFKDHFKYRMKRYVDQKLLLEKHEGGLEEFAKGYLEFGFNREDGGIVYREWAPAAKEAQLIGDFNGWDGSNHKMERNEFGVWSISIPDSGGKPAIPHGSRVKFRFKHDGVFIDRIPAWIKYATVDSSRFGAPYDGVYWDPPPSERYEFKYPRPPKPKAPRIYEAHVGMSSSEPRVNSYREFADDVLPRIWANNYNTVQLMAVMEHSYYASFGYHVTNFFAASSRSGTPEDLKYLIDKAHSLGLRVLVDIVHSHASNNVTDGLNGFDVGQSSQESYFHTGDQGYHKLWDSRLFNYANWEVLRFLLSNLRWWIEEFKFDGFRFDGVTSMLYHHHGINMSFTGNYNEYFSEATDVDAVVYLMLANCLVHNIFPDATVIAEDVSGMPGLGSPVSMGGIGFDYRLAMAIPDRWIDYLKNKKDEEWSMKEISQSLTNRRYTEKCISYAESHDQAIVGDKTIAFLLMDQEMYTGMSSLTDASPTIERGITLHKMIHFITMALGGEGYLNFMGNEFGHPEWIDFPREGNEWSYEKCRRQWNLVDADHLRYKFMNAFGRAMNELDDKFPFLASTKQIVSSTNEEDKVIVFERGDLVFVFNFHPENTYEGYKVGCDLPGKYRVALDSDAWGFGGDGRVGHNIDHFTSPEGIPGVAETNFNNRPNSFRVLSPPRTSVVYYRVEESQEGHNNSEPVNVQGKLAADVPAELESPESSATLAADDVDDVTARKIEDQKQNRIVGGESNV, encoded by the exons ATGTTGGGTTCTTTGAGTCTAGTTTCGCAGCTTACTGCTGGCTGTTCCTCACTTCCATCAAGCAAAACTTACACACGA GTTGCAGAAAACAATGAGCTTGCCAAACAATTACCAATCAAGAGAACGTGTGGATTTCAAAAATTGCTTAGGCATCACATAAGTACTTCAAGATTTCTGGTGCCCCAGAGA CAGGTGAAGCAAAACTTCCCAATCTCGTCTGTTTTGACTGATGACAGCTCATCCATGACGAGGATGGAGGACGAGACAGAAAATATTGGTATCTTGAGCACTGATCAAGGCTTGGAACCATTTAAAGATCACTTTAAATATAGAATGAAGAGATATGTAGATCAAAAGCTGCTGCTTGAAAAGCATGAAGGTGGTCTGGAGGAATTTGCAAAAG GTTATCTCGAATTTGGATTTAACAGAGAAGATGGTGGCATTGTGTATCGTGAGTGGGCTCCTGCAGCGAA GGAAGCACAACTTATTGGGGATTTCAATGGATGGGACGGATCTAACCACAAGATGGAAAGGAATGAATTTGGTGTTTGGAGTATTAGTATTCCTGATTCCGGTGGAAAACCAGCCATTCCACATGGCTCACGAGTCAAATTCCGATTCAAACATGATGGGGTATTCATTGATAGAATCCCTGCATGGATTAAGTATGCAACCGTGGATTCGTCAAGGTTTGGAGCACCATATGATGGTGTCTACTGGGATCCACCACCTTCAGAAAG GTATGAGTTTAAGTACCCTCGACCTCCAAAACCCAAGGCCCCACGGATATATGAAGCCCATGTTGGAATGAGTAGTTCAGAACCTCGTGTGAATTCATACAGAGAGTTTGCAGATGATGTTTTGCCTCGTATTTGGGCAAATAACTACAACACAGTCCAATTGATGGCTGTGATGGAGCATTCATATTATGCATCATTTGGGTATCATGTTACGAACTTTTTTGCTGCAAGTAGCAGATCTGGAACTCCTGAGGACCTTAAgtatttaattgataaagcCCATAGCTTAGGTCTGCGGGTCTTGGTGGATATCGTTCACAGCCATGCAAGTAACAATGTCACTGATGGTCTTAATGGGTTTGATGTTGGCCAAAGCTCACAAGAGTCATATTTCCACACTGGAGATCAAGGTTATCATAAGTTGTGGGATAGTAGGCTCTTCAACTATGCTAACTGGGAAGTACTTCGCTTCCTTCTGTCCAACTTGCGGTGGTGGATTGAGGAGTTCAAATTTGATGGATTTAGATTTGATGGTGTAACTTCAATGTTGTATCATCATCATGGAATCAACATGAGTTTTACTGGGAATTATAATGAATATTTCAGTGAGGCAACAGATGTTGATGCTGTTGTTTATTTGATGCTGGCAAATTGTCTGgttcataatatttttccaGATGCAACTGTAATTGCCGAAGATGTTTCTGGTATGCCTGGACTGGGTTCGCCTGTTTCTATGGGGGGCATAGGCTTCGATTACCGCTTGGCAATGGCCATCCCTGACCGGTGGATTGATTATTTGAAGAACAAGAAAGATGAAGAATGGTCGATGAAGGAAATATCGCAGAGTCTGACAAATAGGAGATACACTGAGAAGTGTATATCTTATGCAGAAAGTCATGACCAG GCCATTGTAGGTGATAAGactattgcatttttgttgaTGGATCAAGAGATGTATACTGGTATGTCTAGTTTAACAGATGCTTCTCCAACTATTGAACGAGGAATAACTCTCCATAAG ATGATACATTTCATAACTATGGCATTAGGAGGCGAGGGCTACCTTAATTTTATGGGGAATGAG TTTGGTCATCCTGAGTGGATTGACTTTCCAAGAGAAGGCAACGAGTGGAGTTATGAAAAATGCAGGCGCCAATGGAACTTGGTGGATGCTGATCACTTAAGATATAAG TTCATGAATGCATTTGGCAGAGCTATGAATGAGCTTGATGATAAGTTTCCATTCCTTGCATCGACAAAGCAGATTGTGAGCAGTACAAATGAAGAAGATAAG GTTATCGTTTTTGAGCGTGGAGATCTTGTTTTTGTCTTCAATTTTCATCCAGAAAACACATATGAAGG GTATAAAGTTGGGTGCGACTTGCCAGGGAAGTACAGAGTTGCTCTGGATAGTGATGCTTGGGGATTCGGAGGAGATGGAAGA GTAGGGCATAACATAGATCATTTCACATCTCCAGAAGGGATACCAGGAGTTGCAGAAACAAATTTCAACAACCGTCCCAACTCATTCAGAGTACTATCGCCACCTCGCACGAGTGTG GTTTACTATAGAGTAGAAGAAAGCCAAGAAGGGCACAACAATAGTGAGCCAGTGAATGTTCAAGGAAAATTAGCAGCAGATGTTCCAGCTGAGCTGGAAAGTCCTGAATCATCAGCCACCCTGGCAGCAgatgatgttgatgatgtTACTGCAAGAAAGATTGAAGATCAGAAGCAAAATAGAATCGTGGGAGGGGAGTCCAATGTTTAA
- the LOC102613730 gene encoding 1,4-alpha-glucan-branching enzyme 1, chloroplastic/amyloplastic-like isoform X1, with protein sequence MLGSLSLVSQLTAGCSSLPSSKTYTRVAENNELAKQLPIKRTCGFQKLLRHHISTSRFLVPQRQVKQNFPISSVLTDDSSSMTRMEDETENIGILSTDQGLEPFKDHFKYRMKRYVDQKLLLEKHEGGLEEFAKGYLEFGFNREDGGIVYREWAPAAKEAQLIGDFNGWDGSNHKMERNEFGVWSISIPDSGGKPAIPHGSRVKFRFKHDGVFIDRIPAWIKYATVDSSRFGAPYDGVYWDPPPSERYEFKYPRPPKPKAPRIYEAHVGMSSSEPRVNSYREFADDVLPRIWANNYNTVQLMAVMEHSYYASFGYHVTNFFAASSRSGTPEDLKYLIDKAHSLGLRVLVDIVHSHASNNVTDGLNGFDVGQSSQESYFHTGDQGYHKLWDSRLFNYANWEVLRFLLSNLRWWIEEFKFDGFRFDGVTSMLYHHHGINMSFTGNYNEYFSEATDVDAVVYLMLANCLVHNIFPDATVIAEDVSGMPGLGSPVSMGGIGFDYRLAMAIPDRWIDYLKNKKDEEWSMKEISQSLTNRRYTEKCISYAESHDQLLLARMLKEMTLKTFTGFFTAIVGDKTIAFLLMDQEMYTGMSSLTDASPTIERGITLHKMIHFITMALGGEGYLNFMGNEFGHPEWIDFPREGNEWSYEKCRRQWNLVDADHLRYKFMNAFGRAMNELDDKFPFLASTKQIVSSTNEEDKVIVFERGDLVFVFNFHPENTYEGYKVGCDLPGKYRVALDSDAWGFGGDGRVGHNIDHFTSPEGIPGVAETNFNNRPNSFRVLSPPRTSVVYYRVEESQEGHNNSEPVNVQGKLAADVPAELESPESSATLAADDVDDVTARKIEDQKQNRIVGGESNV encoded by the exons ATGTTGGGTTCTTTGAGTCTAGTTTCGCAGCTTACTGCTGGCTGTTCCTCACTTCCATCAAGCAAAACTTACACACGA GTTGCAGAAAACAATGAGCTTGCCAAACAATTACCAATCAAGAGAACGTGTGGATTTCAAAAATTGCTTAGGCATCACATAAGTACTTCAAGATTTCTGGTGCCCCAGAGA CAGGTGAAGCAAAACTTCCCAATCTCGTCTGTTTTGACTGATGACAGCTCATCCATGACGAGGATGGAGGACGAGACAGAAAATATTGGTATCTTGAGCACTGATCAAGGCTTGGAACCATTTAAAGATCACTTTAAATATAGAATGAAGAGATATGTAGATCAAAAGCTGCTGCTTGAAAAGCATGAAGGTGGTCTGGAGGAATTTGCAAAAG GTTATCTCGAATTTGGATTTAACAGAGAAGATGGTGGCATTGTGTATCGTGAGTGGGCTCCTGCAGCGAA GGAAGCACAACTTATTGGGGATTTCAATGGATGGGACGGATCTAACCACAAGATGGAAAGGAATGAATTTGGTGTTTGGAGTATTAGTATTCCTGATTCCGGTGGAAAACCAGCCATTCCACATGGCTCACGAGTCAAATTCCGATTCAAACATGATGGGGTATTCATTGATAGAATCCCTGCATGGATTAAGTATGCAACCGTGGATTCGTCAAGGTTTGGAGCACCATATGATGGTGTCTACTGGGATCCACCACCTTCAGAAAG GTATGAGTTTAAGTACCCTCGACCTCCAAAACCCAAGGCCCCACGGATATATGAAGCCCATGTTGGAATGAGTAGTTCAGAACCTCGTGTGAATTCATACAGAGAGTTTGCAGATGATGTTTTGCCTCGTATTTGGGCAAATAACTACAACACAGTCCAATTGATGGCTGTGATGGAGCATTCATATTATGCATCATTTGGGTATCATGTTACGAACTTTTTTGCTGCAAGTAGCAGATCTGGAACTCCTGAGGACCTTAAgtatttaattgataaagcCCATAGCTTAGGTCTGCGGGTCTTGGTGGATATCGTTCACAGCCATGCAAGTAACAATGTCACTGATGGTCTTAATGGGTTTGATGTTGGCCAAAGCTCACAAGAGTCATATTTCCACACTGGAGATCAAGGTTATCATAAGTTGTGGGATAGTAGGCTCTTCAACTATGCTAACTGGGAAGTACTTCGCTTCCTTCTGTCCAACTTGCGGTGGTGGATTGAGGAGTTCAAATTTGATGGATTTAGATTTGATGGTGTAACTTCAATGTTGTATCATCATCATGGAATCAACATGAGTTTTACTGGGAATTATAATGAATATTTCAGTGAGGCAACAGATGTTGATGCTGTTGTTTATTTGATGCTGGCAAATTGTCTGgttcataatatttttccaGATGCAACTGTAATTGCCGAAGATGTTTCTGGTATGCCTGGACTGGGTTCGCCTGTTTCTATGGGGGGCATAGGCTTCGATTACCGCTTGGCAATGGCCATCCCTGACCGGTGGATTGATTATTTGAAGAACAAGAAAGATGAAGAATGGTCGATGAAGGAAATATCGCAGAGTCTGACAAATAGGAGATACACTGAGAAGTGTATATCTTATGCAGAAAGTCATGACCAG CTCTTACTGGCCAGGATGTTAAAAGAAATGACACTCAAGACTTTCACAGGCTTCTTCACA GCCATTGTAGGTGATAAGactattgcatttttgttgaTGGATCAAGAGATGTATACTGGTATGTCTAGTTTAACAGATGCTTCTCCAACTATTGAACGAGGAATAACTCTCCATAAG ATGATACATTTCATAACTATGGCATTAGGAGGCGAGGGCTACCTTAATTTTATGGGGAATGAG TTTGGTCATCCTGAGTGGATTGACTTTCCAAGAGAAGGCAACGAGTGGAGTTATGAAAAATGCAGGCGCCAATGGAACTTGGTGGATGCTGATCACTTAAGATATAAG TTCATGAATGCATTTGGCAGAGCTATGAATGAGCTTGATGATAAGTTTCCATTCCTTGCATCGACAAAGCAGATTGTGAGCAGTACAAATGAAGAAGATAAG GTTATCGTTTTTGAGCGTGGAGATCTTGTTTTTGTCTTCAATTTTCATCCAGAAAACACATATGAAGG GTATAAAGTTGGGTGCGACTTGCCAGGGAAGTACAGAGTTGCTCTGGATAGTGATGCTTGGGGATTCGGAGGAGATGGAAGA GTAGGGCATAACATAGATCATTTCACATCTCCAGAAGGGATACCAGGAGTTGCAGAAACAAATTTCAACAACCGTCCCAACTCATTCAGAGTACTATCGCCACCTCGCACGAGTGTG GTTTACTATAGAGTAGAAGAAAGCCAAGAAGGGCACAACAATAGTGAGCCAGTGAATGTTCAAGGAAAATTAGCAGCAGATGTTCCAGCTGAGCTGGAAAGTCCTGAATCATCAGCCACCCTGGCAGCAgatgatgttgatgatgtTACTGCAAGAAAGATTGAAGATCAGAAGCAAAATAGAATCGTGGGAGGGGAGTCCAATGTTTAA